The sequence below is a genomic window from Deltaproteobacteria bacterium.
ACGAACAGCGGCGCTGACCAGTCGCCGGGTCACCCGCTCGATTATACCGCCCCAAACTGCCGCCCAGCATCCGCGTCTACGTATGTGCCGTTGACCGTCGGTGCGGAACCTTAGAGCGGAGTTATGGTCAGTCAAGTTCACTTCCAGGTTGTCCTTCTCGATGCCCGGAAGCTCGGCTTTCACGACGATATCGTCTTTCTCCTCATAGAGGTCGACCGCCGGCGCGCGTAGCTCCATATCCGCCCCCTCGAACCAGCGCTCCGGCCGCCACGATCTCATCCGGCGGCCGAAGAAGTCCTCCATCATTCGGTCCATATCTCTTTCCCAACGTGCCAAATCCATTGCTGGACGCCACGGTGTTACCGCCTTGTTTTCTTTTTCTTTCGCTTTGTCCGCCATTGCCGGTTCCTCCTTTGTGTGAAAATTGTTTTAACTTTCCATAGACGAGAAACCGCAAGCAACGTGCCATCCCAATCGCTATGATTTTCAACGCAACACCAAGCCCTCTTTGCAAAGTTGCAAAAGATCGGCGCGGGTTTTTTCAACATTGCGATTTCCGAAAGGCGCACGCGAAGAAATACTTCGGCACTGTAATTGCACAATTTTCAATGAGCGGAGGCGCTATGAAAGCATACGCAGCAGTCGGGGCGGCCTTGCTGGTTGTTATTGCGGTCGGCGTGTCGACCGTGCAGCGGGCATGGAGCCAAGAAATGGAAGTTATCGGAGCGGGTGAGCTGGAGTATCAACGCAACTGCGCCGTGTGCCACGGCATCGACGGCAAAGGGCAAGGATTGATGAAGCGATTCTTGACCGTGGCGCCCACCGACCTAACGACCCTGGCGAAAAAAAACTCCGGGCGCTTTCCGTTCTGGCAAACCTATCGGATTATCGACGGCCGTGAAGAAGTGCGCGGCCACGGCGCCAGAGAGATGCCGGTTTGGGGCGCGCGCTTTCGCGCCGACGCCGGCGGCGAAGACAGCCCGGCGCGGGCGCAGGCGGCGGGGCGGATTCTCAGCTTGGTTTTCTACTTACAGCACATTCAGGAGTAGGGACACTATCGGTTGGGGAAAGAATCTGAGCCCTTCGACTGAGCTCAGGGCGAACGGACCGAGGGTGCAATCGTTCAGATAAATCCGTTCATGCTGAGCCCGTCGAAGCATTCTTGATTTTTTTCCTATTTCCTGAGGGCTTTTTCGATCTCGCTGGTGATGCGCTTGTCCTCGGGCTCCACACCGCTTTCGAACGAAGCGACCGGTTGCCCTTTACGGTCAAGTAGATACTTGTAAAAGTTCCATTGCGGCGCTTTGCCGGTCTTGGCCGCAAGCTCACGAAAGAACGGACTAGCTTTAGCTCCGACCACTGAGCTCTTGGCGAAAACCGGGAAACTGATGTTGTAATTGACCTGGCAAAACTGCGCGATCTCTCGGTTGCTGCCAGGCTCCTGGCCGCCAAAATCGTTGGCGGGAAAACTCAGGACGACAAAACCCCTATCCCGATAACGTCGGTAAATTTTCTCCAGGCCGTCGTACTGCGGCGTGTAGCCGCATTCGCTGGCGGTGTTGACTATCAGCACCACTTTGCCTTGAAACTGGCACAGCGACACCGGCTCGTCCATCAGGTTGAATGCTTTGTGGTTAAGCGTCGGCGTGCACGAAGCCTCTGCCGCAAAGCTTGGCAGCGATGTTCCCAGCATGAGAACAACGGTGCTTAACCGGACAACCGCTCGCATATGCATGAATTTTGTTCCCGTAGGGTGGGCCGTGCGCACCGATCCGAATGGTGCGCTACAGATACTCCGATACCTCGACAAGATTTCGATCCGGATCGCGAAAATAAACTGAGCTCATCTGCCCCATCGCACCGCGCCGGCCGACCGGACCGATGATAGCGACCTGCTCGGCGCGCAAATGCGCGACGATCTGGTCGAGCGGCGCGCTCGCCACCATGCAAAAATCCGCCGAGCCCAAGGTCGGCACCTGCGCCTTGTTGGCGGTGTCGGTGGCCAGAGTTTGCAGATTGATCTTGCTGTTGCCAAAACGCAGCGCGTAGCGCGGCTTGCCGTCCGACCCGGGAAACTCTTCTTTTTCGAAACCAAGCACGCGCGCGTAAAATTGCACGGTGGCGTCGATGTCCGCCACCGTGAGGACGATATGATCGAAGCGGTCGGCGAGGGGTTTCATGTCATGATCCGTTCAAACCGTTCCCCCTCGTTTTAGTGCGCCCGCCGCGCCGGCGGCTCTAGTCCGACAATGAAGGACGGATTGACCGTGCACATCGAATAGATCTCGTCGTCAGTGCAGCCAAAGGCCGACATGTGGCCGCGCAGCAAACGCAGCGATTCTACTGAATTCGGGAATAGCGGCTCGCCGGCATCGGACGACAATGTGCAATGCTCCGGACCGACGGTGCGAATCGCTTTGTACATATTGCCGGGATCGATGCCGAGCAGCGGCGACAATTCATCATAGGTAAAATTCAACCACAGCCCGGCCTCACCCGCTTCTTTCATTTCGTCGATGGTCAGACTGACAAACGGGCTAAACGGGTGATCGACGACACCGCGCTTGAAGCCGATTTTTTGGCAATACTCGACCATGGCGCGAAACTCCGGTTTGGTCGGATGACCGAAAAACACCGCGACGTTGTGGTCGTGGGCAATGCGAAAGATCTCTTCGATTTCCGGCAAGAGTTTGCCTTTGTCATTGAGTAGATAGTGACCGTACTTGAGCGAGTCTTCCCATGACAGCGGGTCGGTGTGCGCTTTCGGATCGGCGTTCTTGTCCCACGCGCTCGGCTTGCCGCCGACGATGTTTAAGGTATTCGCCGACGTGTTGTTCGGCATCCACAAACCGACGCAGCCGGCTTTGATATTCTTTAGACACCAGGACGGCTCAAGCTTCGAGAGAAAACCTTGCGTCACCGAACAACCTGGCCAGACATGCACCGGTGTGTAGCCCTTCTCTCCGCACCAAGCTTCAAGCGCCTGGCGCACACCGGCCACCGTGCCGGCGGGATTGCTGCGCCCGACGATGGTCTTGTAGAGAATGCCTTTCATGTGGCTTTTCGACGCCAGCTTGGCAACGCCGAGGGCATCCTGCTGTCCTTCGTGGGCATGGCAATGGATGTCGATGGAATCGTCGACGCCGATCACATAGTCGAGCGACGGATCGACGGGCCCCTGCTTAAAACCGCGGCGCGCCGGATAGGAAGTCACAGAACGGACGGCGCTTGGCGTGGAATAGTTCGGTCTGGTGTCGGCCATGGAAAGCCTCCTGATTGGCAAATTTGATCGGACCATAGCGCGTCAGTGCGCAGCGAGCAAACGGGCAGAAGCTCACCACGAAAGCACGAAGGACGCGAAGTTTAGAGAAGGATTAGTTGGGTTAACTCCTTTTCCGAACTTCGTGCCCTTCGTGCCTTCGTGGTGAGAACTTTTCTGGTGAATCTCAAGTTGACAATTTCCACTGCCAGGTGGTATCGCGGAACTCTCACAGGAGGCTTCCATGTCCCAACTGCCAAGAATCATCGACGGCGACGGCCACATCTTCGAAGACGGCGATGCCATTGCCAAACATTTCCCTTACAGCTCGGTCGGTGGCCGGCTGCGCAGCGGCGTTTTTCCACTCAACAGCCACATCCAATATTCGTTGACGCGCACACCGCCCGGCGCCTTTGCCACCGATTCCGCAGGCCGTTTCAAAAACCCCGGCCCGGAGGGCTGGATGAAATTCCTCGACGAAGTGCAGATCGACAGCACTGTGCTATTCCCAACTGCCGGCCAACGCATCGGCCGCATTGTCGACCGCGACTATGCCATCGGCGCGGCGCGCGCCTACAACGACTGGCTGGCCGAAACTTACGTGCGGCGCGATGCGCGCTTCAAAGGCGTCGCGATCATACCGATGCACGATGCCGAAGCCGCCGTTGAAGAACTGCAGCGCGCCGATACCAAACTCGGCCTGAGTGCGGTGCTCTTCCCTGCCACCGGTGTGCATTTGAATCTCGGCGCCAAACATTACTGGCCGGTCTACGCCGAAGCGGCACGCCTGGGCTGCCCCGTCGTCGTGCATGGCGGCGGCCATTGGGACTTGGGCATGGAAACGATGAACATCTCCACCGGCGCCAACGCCATCGGCCATCCGATGTCGCTCGCCATCGCGCTGGCGGAAATGGTGCTGAACAATTTATTCGAGCGCTTCGCCGGCCTGCGCGTCGCCTATCTCGAAGGCGGGCCGCTGTGGTTCTTGATGGCGCTCGAACGCCTGTCGCGTTCCTATGAAGCCGGCACGCCGGTCAACCCGCGCGGCGAGCTGCTGCAATTGCCCAAAGGACAAAGCGTCGCCGATTACATTCGCGGTCTGATCAAAGCCGGCCGCATGGTGATCGGCATCGAGGGCGGCGAATCGGACTTGGCCTACGCCATCAAAGTCGCCGGTGAAGAAGCGTTTATGTTCTCGTCGGATTTCCCCCACGAGGTCAACGTGCAGACCGTGACCCAAGAAATCCACGAGCTAAGTGAGCGCGAAGAAATCAGCGCCACCGCCAAGCAAGCGATCCTGCGCGGCAACGCCGCGCGGTTTTATCGGTTGGCAGCGAACTGAGCCTTCTCTCGATACGAACGCCGACTTGGTAAAGCGCTCAATTCGCCGGTGGCGGCCCGCTGGAGTGAGTTGTTATTCAGTGCTGCTTTCACTCTTAACGGCACTCATCAACCTTCACCGCACTTACGGGCTGGCTGTCGTTGGCGCGTAAACTGAAGTTCCAAACGAGTTGTGGCTGCTTAATGTCCTCACGAAGTCGAACAATAATTCCAGCCACCGTGATCTTTACACGAGCGTCTTCCACTGGAAACGGTCCACGATCGTCAACGGTCACCGAGATAGTTTGCCCGCCCGCGATCCTGAGTTGCATAGTTTTCGCGGGCTGCGCAAAAGACGTGGTGGTCAAGATCCTGCGGCGCAGAAGCATACGGTTATTAACGATGAGCACGAAGCCTCCTCGTCGCGACTGACGTTAGGACGAGCGGCGGCACAAAGGCGAAGCCTTTGGGACGTCCGCTCGATGGTTAAGCGGCACTGTTGGAAGAAAAGTTCGACTTCCACGCATGCACAACCTCGCTGACTTTGAACCCGTGCTGAGTCTCAGGCACTCGCCTGCTAAATGCGGCGCAGAAGACGCGCCCATTTAACGCGGTGAGTGTCGCGTGCAGGGGATCTGGCTCTCCCATCTGC
It includes:
- a CDS encoding Hsp20/alpha crystallin family protein: MADKAKEKENKAVTPWRPAMDLARWERDMDRMMEDFFGRRMRSWRPERWFEGADMELRAPAVDLYEEKDDIVVKAELPGIEKDNLEVNLTDHNSALRFRTDGQRHIRRRGCWAAVWGGIIERVTRRLVSAAVR
- a CDS encoding cytochrome c, producing MIFNATPSPLCKVAKDRRGFFQHCDFRKAHAKKYFGTVIAQFSMSGGAMKAYAAVGAALLVVIAVGVSTVQRAWSQEMEVIGAGELEYQRNCAVCHGIDGKGQGLMKRFLTVAPTDLTTLAKKNSGRFPFWQTYRIIDGREEVRGHGAREMPVWGARFRADAGGEDSPARAQAAGRILSLVFYLQHIQE
- a CDS encoding VOC family protein, whose product is MKPLADRFDHIVLTVADIDATVQFYARVLGFEKEEFPGSDGKPRYALRFGNSKINLQTLATDTANKAQVPTLGSADFCMVASAPLDQIVAHLRAEQVAIIGPVGRRGAMGQMSSVYFRDPDRNLVEVSEYL
- a CDS encoding glutathione peroxidase: MHMRAVVRLSTVVLMLGTSLPSFAAEASCTPTLNHKAFNLMDEPVSLCQFQGKVVLIVNTASECGYTPQYDGLEKIYRRYRDRGFVVLSFPANDFGGQEPGSNREIAQFCQVNYNISFPVFAKSSVVGAKASPFFRELAAKTGKAPQWNFYKYLLDRKGQPVASFESGVEPEDKRITSEIEKALRK
- a CDS encoding amidohydrolase, producing the protein MSQLPRIIDGDGHIFEDGDAIAKHFPYSSVGGRLRSGVFPLNSHIQYSLTRTPPGAFATDSAGRFKNPGPEGWMKFLDEVQIDSTVLFPTAGQRIGRIVDRDYAIGAARAYNDWLAETYVRRDARFKGVAIIPMHDAEAAVEELQRADTKLGLSAVLFPATGVHLNLGAKHYWPVYAEAARLGCPVVVHGGGHWDLGMETMNISTGANAIGHPMSLAIALAEMVLNNLFERFAGLRVAYLEGGPLWFLMALERLSRSYEAGTPVNPRGELLQLPKGQSVADYIRGLIKAGRMVIGIEGGESDLAYAIKVAGEEAFMFSSDFPHEVNVQTVTQEIHELSEREEISATAKQAILRGNAARFYRLAAN